A genome region from Hevea brasiliensis isolate MT/VB/25A 57/8 chromosome 9, ASM3005281v1, whole genome shotgun sequence includes the following:
- the LOC110653447 gene encoding UDP-glucose 4-epimerase 5 has product MARNILVTGGTGYIGSHTVLQLLLGGYSVVVVDNLDNSSAVALERVKEIAGERRKNLSFHQVDLRNKPALEKVFSQTKFDAVIHFAGLKAVGESVEKPLLYFDNNLIGTITLLEVMTAHGCKKLVFSSSATVYGWPKEVPCTEEFPLFAMNPYGRTKLFIEEICGDIYRSDSEWKIILLRYFNPVGAHPSGLIGEDPRGIPNNLMPYVQQVAVGRRPHLTVFGNDYTTKDGTGVRDYIHVVDLADGHIAALCKLSDAKIGCEVYNLGTGKGTSVLEMVAAFENASGKKIPLVMAGRRPGDAEIVYASTDKAERELKWKAKYGINEMCKDQWNWASKNPYGYGSPETK; this is encoded by the exons ATGGCAAGGAATATTCTGGTCACCGGTGGTACTGGTTACATTGGGAGTCACACGGTGCTTCAACTCCTTTTAGGCGGTTACTCCGTTGTCGTTGTCGATAATCTCGATAATTCCTCCGCTGTTGCTCTCGAAAGAGTCAAGGAAATCGCCGGCGAACGCCGCAAGAACCTCTCCTTTCACCAG GTTGACCTCCGGAACAAGCCAGCTCTGGAAAAAGTTTTCTCCCAGACAAA ATTTGATGCTGTTATCCACTTTGCTGGGCTCAAGGCAGTTGGTGAGAGTGTGGAGAAACCATTGCTTTATTTTGACAACAATCTTATTGGAACAATTACATTGCTGGAAGTAATGACTGCCCATGGATGCAAGAAG CTTGTGTTTTCCTCGTCTGCTACTGTTTATGGTTGGCCAAAGGAGGTTCCATGTACTGAAGAATTCCCTCTATTTGCAATGAACCCATATGGTAGAACCAAG CTTTTCATCGAAGAGATTTGCGGTGATATCTACCGTTCAGATTCTGAATGGAAGATCATATTGCTAAGATACTTCAATCCTGTTGGTGCACATCCTAGTGGCCTTATTGGTGAGGATCCCCGTGGAATTCCAAACAACCTAATGCCATATGTGCAGCAAGTTGCTGTTGGAAGGCGTCCTCATCTGACAGTCTTTGGAAATGACTATACAACCAAAGATGGTACCGGG GTACGTGACTATATTCATGTTGTTGACTTAGCAGATGGTCACATTGCTGCATTGTGTAAGCTCTCCGATGCTAAAATAG GTTGTGAGGTATATAATTTGGGAACAGGAAAAGGAACATCAGTTTTGGAGATGGTTGCAGCATTTGAAAACGCTTCTGGAAAG AAAATTCCTCTTGTAATGGCTGGACGGCGTCCTGGTGATGCTGAAATTGTTTATGCATCAACAGACAAGGCAGAACGTGAATTGAAGTGGAA GGCAAAATATGGCATTAATGAGATGTGCAAAGATCAATGGAACTGGGCCAGCAAGAACCCTTATGGCTATGGGTCTCCTGAGACCAAGTGA